From a single Arachis hypogaea cultivar Tifrunner chromosome 3, arahy.Tifrunner.gnm2.J5K5, whole genome shotgun sequence genomic region:
- the LOC112734427 gene encoding alternative oxidase 3, mitochondrial, producing the protein MKYVVLARSTARALFTGGRIYHRQFSTVTIARQLENVEATHHHGGSAFGGSGSFWWRKMSSLPEIKDQHHSEEKKKEDTTTTTNNENGVVSSYWGITRPKVQREDGTEWPWNCFMPWDTYRADVSIDVKKHHVPKTFSDKVAFRSVKFLRVLSDLYFKERYGCHAMMLETIAAVPGMVGGMLLHLKSLRKFQHSGGWIKALLEEAENERMHLMTMVELVKPSWHERLLVITAQGVFFNAFFVFYLLSPKAAHRFVGYLEEEAVISYTQHLDAIVSGKVENVPAPAIAIDYWRLPKDATLKDVITVIRADEAHHRDVNHFASDIHHQGKELKEAPAPIGYH; encoded by the exons ATGAAGTACGTCGTTTTAGCAAGGTCAACGGCACGAGCTCTATTCACCGGTGGCCGGATCTACCACCGCCAATTCTCCACGGTGACGATCGCCAGACAACTGGAGAACGTGGAGGCGACACACCACCATGGTGGAAGCGCCTTCGGCGGAAGCGGAAGCTTCTGGTGGCGGAAGATGTCCTCCCTGCCTGAGATAAAGGATCAGCATCActcagaagagaagaaaaaggaggacaccaccaccaccaccaacaacgaGAACGGCGTTGTTTCGAGTTACTGGGGGATCACGAGGCCTAAGGTTCAGAGGGAAGATGGTACCGAATGGCCTTGGAACTGTTTCATG CCATGGGACACTTATCGCGCAGATGTGTCCATAGATGTGAAGAAACATCACGTGCCAAAGACGTTTTCGGACAAGGTTGCCTTCAGGAGTGTCAAATTTCTCAGGGTTCTCTCAGATTTGTACTTCAAG GAGCGGTATGGATGCCATGCCATGATGCTAGAAACAATTGCAGCTGTGCCAGGAATGGTGGGAGGGATGTTGTTACACCTCAAGTCACTAAGGAAGTTCCAACACAGTGGCGGTTGGATCAAGGCACTGCTTGAGGAAGCAGAGAACGAGAGGATGCACCTCATGACCATGGTTGAGCTTGTGAAACCAAGCTGGCACGAGAGGCTTCTTGTTATTACTGCTCAGGGAGTTTTCTTCAATGCCTTCTTTGTGTTCTACCTTCTCTCACCAAAGGCCGCACACAGGTTTGTTGGTTATTTGGAAGAAGAAGCTGTGATCTCTTATACACAGCACTTGGATGCAATTGTAAGTGGCAAGGTTGAGAATGTCCCTGCTCCTGCCATTGCCATTGATTATTGGAGGCTTCCAAAGGACGCAACTCTCAAGGATGTTATTACTGTCATTCGTGCTGATGAGGCTCACCATAGGGATGTTAATCACTTCGCTTCT GATATTCACCATCAAGGAAAGGAATTGAAGGAGGCTCCAGCTCCTATTGGTTATCACTGA